A genomic segment from Vanessa cardui chromosome 30, ilVanCard2.1, whole genome shotgun sequence encodes:
- the LOC124542141 gene encoding uncharacterized protein LOC124542141, with protein sequence MDRYATKSSLAMTQVILELVDQNILQEVGEKYPSFISKLFLRKKRDGSMRPIFDLRELNKYVKTKHFHLISHTDVPDFLQPGDWMIKIDISQAYFHVPIAKSHRRFLRISYQNRIYEMTCLPFGLASAPHLFSSITCWVAETLRAKDCRVLVYLDDFLLVHQDRTKLGFQAAEAVRHLEQLGWKVNFQKSVLTPTQDLEYLGIRWLTDKNKMVLPNQKVSSINSALEHITKKQHMSLRQLQTILEQLNFASFVIPRGRLQCRNSQIFLRRFDKRLPRQVHRVPQNVYREMMWWRGATHHSLPIHKKPANHFLATDASDVGWGAQLDGKIMSGSWSLYQKRWHSNKKELFAVFAAIKMNLKALEKSHVLIQSDNRTLIAYIRKEGGTKSVALLELTFKLLQLADKFEITLSAYYLPGRYNIIADRLSRGKNPAEWHLIHIATEKIFQKWGHPEIDLFASKNTAVVRNYVSIDCKDRSACYTDAFSRPWNYRIAWVFPPPSLLPRVLTHLNNAKGTCSGPRLASGVLATGPEIEGSRTTTRATESLGSAYRCDDVATSSTSAEISTESLENWGWGEQIKNWAVEEKELLRKSWRQSTLTTYFPAIKRWLTWCASSRVNPKTPQSTDIARFLIHLFLKENLAYSTILVHKSAIMTFCGPHVEQPTFSDFFIEHVLKAIGTVKPKAIKRPFTWDPRIVLNWLSANPSKNTLFDLSRRTAAVLLLASGRRIHDLTLLKISTESFQDNGDSIILIPAFGSKTDTHSYRQSAWKLSKHDDQNICPVTLVKALIKSSQTRRLTSNSNLNNLFITVNGNVKAASQTVIGNWVKQELIYTSGEEFRYADDVQKWRNYTSDQVTCCSYEYTPTAWTLY encoded by the exons atggaCCGGTACGCAACCAAATCATCCCTTGCCATGACTCAAGTAATTCTTGAACTAGTGgatcaaaatattcttcaagAAGTCGGGGAGAAATATCCGAGTTTCATCTCCAAACTTTTTCTCCGGAAGAAAAGGGATGGTTCGATGCGCCCCATATTCGATCTCCGAGAActaaacaaatatgtaaaaacGAAACACTTTCATTTGATTTCCCATACAGATGTGCCAGATTTTCTCCAGCCAGGAGACTGGATGATAAAGATCGACATTTCGCAGGCTTATTTTCATGTCCCTATAGCAAAATCACACAGACGCTTCCTCAGAATCAGCTATCAGAACCGTATTTACGAGATGACGTGCCTGCCTTTTGGTCTAGCTTCTGCTCCGCACCTTTTCTCTTCCATTACATGCTGGGTCGCGGAGACCCTGCGTGCGAAAGATTGTCGAGTGCTAGTCTATCTAGACGACTTTCTTCTGGTGCACCAAGATCGAACCAAGTTAGGTTTTCAGGCTGCGGAAGCCGTAAGACACTTGGAACAGTTGGGTTGGAAAGTGAACTTTCAGAAATCGGTCCTAACTCCAACACAAGACTTGGAATATCTAGGGATACGTTGGCTAACGGACAAGAACAAGATGGTCTTACCAAACCAAAAAGTAAGCAGCATCAACAGCGCCCTAGAACACATTACAAAAAAGCAACACATGAGTTTACGacaattacaaacaattttggAGCAGCTGAACTTTGCCAGTTTTGTCATCCCACGGGGCAGACTACAGTGTCGCAATTCCCAAATCTTCTTGCGACGCTTCGACAAGAGACTACCACGTCAAGTACATCGTGTCCCTCAGAACGTTTACCGAGAGATGATGTGGTGGCGCGGAGCCACTCATCACTCGTTACCAATACACAAAAAACCGGCTAACCATTTCCTGGCAACGGATGCTTCAGATGTGGGTTGGGGTGCTCAACTGGATGGGAAAATTATGTCAGGAAGCTGGTCACTCTACCAAAAGAGGTGGCACAGCAACAAAAAAGAATTATTCGCCGTTTTCGCTGCTATCAAAATGAACTTAAAAGCATTAGAAAAATCACATGTACTCATTCAGTCAGACAATCGAACATTGATAGCGTATATCCGAAAAGAAGGCGGAACCAAGTCCGTAGCGTTGTTGGAACTGACGTTCAAACTTCTCCAACTGGCGGACAAATTCGAAATAACGCTGTCAGCTTATTACCTCCCGGGGAGGTACAATATAATTGCGGACAGGCTATCAAGAGGAAAGAACCCGGCGGAATGGCACCTGATACACATTGCAACAGAGAAAATCTTCCAAAAATGGGGGCATCCCGAAATAGATCTGTTCGCGTCAAAAAATACAGCTGTTGTACGAAACTACGTATCGATAGACTGCAAAGATCGATCGGCATGTTATACAGACGCCTTCAGCAGACCTTGGAATTACCGGATCGCCTGGGTTTTTCCGCCTCCCAGCCTATTACCCAGGGTCTTAACACATCTGAACAACGCCAAGGGGACTTGTAGTGGCCCCAGACTGGCCTCAGGTGTTCTGGCTACAGGACCTGAAATCGAGGGCTCTAGAACCACCACACGAGCTACAGAATCTCTCGGAAGTGCTTATAGATGTGACGACGTCGCAACCTCCTCCACTAGTGCAGAGATTAGCACTGAAAGTCTGGAAAATTGGGGGTGGGgcgaacaaataaaaaactggGCTGTAGAAGAAAAAGAATTGTTAAGAAAGAGTTGGCGACAATCAACACTTACCACCTATTTTCCTGCTATAAAGAGATGGTTAACTTGGTGCGCTAGTTCACGCGTGAACCCAAAAACTCCCCAGTCTACCGATATAGCTAGATTTCTAATACACCTTTTTCTAAAAGAAAATTTAGCTTACAGCACGATCCTGGTGCACAAATCAGCAATTATGACATTTTGTGGGCCCCATGTTGAACAACCAACATTTTCCGATTTTTTTATCGAACATGTCCTTAAAGCGATTGGAACTGTTAAACCTAAAGCCATAAAGAGACCATTTACATGGGATCCTCGAATTGTTCTAAATTGGCTGTCAGCTAACCCCTCTAAGAACACCTTATTCGACTTGTCACGAAGGACAGCAGCAGTTCTATTGCTAGCCTCGGGACGAAGAATCCACGATCTAActcttttaaaaatttctacAGAGAGTTTCCAGGATAATGGAGATAGCATCATTTTAATACCGGCTTTTGGGTCTAAAACGGACACTCACAGTTATCGCCAATCTGCATGGAAACTCTCTAAACATGATGATCAAAATATATGTCCCGTCACCTTAGTTAAAGCACTTATAAAAAGTTCACAAACTAGGCGGTTAACTAGCAATAGCAATTTAAATAACCTTTTCATTACTGTTAATGGTAACGTTAAGGCTGCCTCTCAAACTGTAATCGGAAATTGG GTGAAGCAGGAGCTGATCTATACTTCTGGTGAAGAGTTCCGGTACGCGGATGATGTGCAAAAATGGCGCAACTACACTTCGGACCAGGTGACGTGCTGCAGCTACGAATATACTCCAACAGCCTGGACGCTCTACTAG